TTTCTCAAAAATTTTATCTGCATGTTAAATCACCGCAATTAACTCCTGAGGAATTAATAGAAGAACCAAAAATAACAGAAATTGATTCTACAAAAATAATTGTTGAGGAAAAGCACGAAATAACAGAAAAAATAATTACAAAGGATGATACATTAAAAACTATTTTAGAGGAAAAAATAGAGAAAGAAGAAGATGAATTAGTTGAATCTTCTCCAAAAGTAAAAAAAAAATTAGTCGATCTTAATACTGCAAGTTTAGATGAACTGAAAACATTACCGATTACAGAAAAACAAGCTGATGATATTTATGATTTCCGTTTTTATCAACAATTTTTCCAGAGCATTTACGATTTAAGAAAAATTTCTTCCATCGATCAAAAAACCTTAAATAAATTGAAACCATTCGTTTCTGTTTCTCACTATGATGATAAAGATGACGCTGCTCAGAGAAGAGAGGAAATCTATTATTTGATTCAAAGGCTTGGAAGTAATGAAGGTCTGCAGGAAGGAATGTCCGATGTGTGGGAAGATTATCTGATAACTCCTCGTAATATCAACAAACTATCTTTTACGGAAATTCAGAATATGCCGAATGTTAATGCTCAGGATGCAGCTGCAATTCTGAGAAGAAGAGCTTATGGAGATACACTTGCCAATGCTCGTGATCTTCGGCAGACTCCAGGTGTTACTCACTACAGTTATACGAATCTCCGAAATTATGTATATTACAAAGAAAAACCCACTCAAAATAGACTTTTCTTCGATTACCAATTGAAATTCAATACCGAACCTTATGAAAGTGATGCTATCGAAATGTATAAAGAACCGATGCGCGGATCGACCGAAAAAACCAGTTCATATTGGGGTTTTTTCCGGATGGATGATATTTCTGCTGCTGTGATGAACAAGATCAGGATTCGTTATCAGAATGAATGGAAAGCTGGTTTGATGTATAATTCCAATAAAGGTGAGCAAAGTTTCCTCAATGCTGATTCCAAAGAATTTTTTAATGATGCGAAATTCTATCTTGGATATGAAAAAGAATTCGATCTTGCCGGCAGGAATTATATAAAACTTTACGGAGGAAATTTCAGGGCAACATACGGGGAAGGTCTGGTTATGGAAAATACTGATTATTACAGTCCCCGCAAAACAGGATATGGTTTTAACAAAAGGATCAAAGGAATTATCGGTGATGTCTCGCGAACCCAGCAATATTCTTTGAAAGGATTGGCTCTCGATTGGCAGAGAAAGGAATTGAATGCTGCCGTCTTTTTCTCGATTGATAAAAAAGATGCGATAATTTATGATAATAAAGGAGATTTTCTCAAAGACGAAAACGGAGATTATGTTTATGATGCTGACTCCCTATTGATTCCAATTCCGGATGGTAAAATAGATGATCAAGATGATGCTTTTTCTTATCTCACCATGACCAGAAGATTTACTGATGATGAACTTGCTTCTGCAGAAGATTATTTCAATGTAAATACAATTGCACCCAGAAGAGATGCTGTTGAAGAAAAACTGCTCGGTGCGCATTTTGAGTATTCTCCTTTTATTGGCACGCATCTTGGTTTTACAGGGATCGAAGCAGTTTATGACCGTGATTTCATTGTTCCTGATGGAGATGATCTCAAGGATCTTCTGATCGATGATAGTTATGATTTCAATAAATGGAAATCAACCGATAATGAGATTTCCTCTCTCTATTCGACATATTCCGATTCCACAAAATATGGATATGATCGAAATTATCGTCGTGTTCTTGGTTTAGAGTGGCAGACTACTTTGAATAATACATCTTTCCAGGGTGAGTATGCGGAAATGTCTTTGACCGGAAATGAATTCAAGATCGGTGATGATCCGAAGGCATTGATCTTGAGTGCTTACACTTTGTTCAATGATTTCTATATACTTTCTCTTTACCGCGATTATGATCTGGAATTTGATAATCCTTATATGAGAGCATTTGCTGAAAGTTGGCGCTTTGACGATACGATTTTTGAAAAATCTTATCTTTTCAGAAATACTCTTCTTACCGAGATGTATCTGAATTCGGCTCAACCTTCTGCTGAAAGAGGTGTTTATTTGGAGACACGTTACAGGTTTAATACCTGGATGACTTTGTCGAGACTTTATCTCGATGTCTGGGAAAGAAAATCCGATGCTCGTAAGAGTTACCGTTTTGAAGGAAAACTAGATTTCCGTCCCATCTACCAGCAGAGATTCAGATTGCGTTTCAAACAGCAGCAGAAAAGAAACGAAGATGACCTGGATAGAGGAAAATCGCTTTCACAAGAAGCTGAAATTACTTTGTCTTCATATCTCTCTAATCGGGATAGATTTATGCTTGGTTATATTCACGGAAGAGTCGTTCAGCCACCTTATCTTTCCATTTCCGATCCGGGAGATGCCAGCGGAGATGATATGGCTCAAGCCGGGAATGTTCTTACTCACGGGGATTATATCTTTGCAGATTATACTCATAATCTTAATAAGAATCTGAAAATTATCGGTTCCTTTGCTGTCTGGAAAGGACTCGGTATCAGTTTCTGGGATTTTGAAGATGTAAATCTCGATTTTAATCATGATGACAGAGGATATAAGTATTGGCTTACTATTCATAGCCGAATTGCCAATAATCTTTTCTTCTCTATCAAATACAAGTATAAAAAGCAGATGTCACGCGAACTTGAATTTAGAGAATACAATGATATTCCTGAAACAGGACAGTATTATTATCAGAATGTTAAAACTTCCGAAACATCGATCAGGGCGCAACTTGATTGGAAGTTTTAAAAAGAAAATAATTGGAGGTTTATCGTGTCTATTATTGCTTTACCCGCTCATTTTGATGGTAAGCGAATTTGTTTAGATGAACCATTTAATTTAAAAATGGATACTAAACTAATTGTAACCATTCTGCCAACTATAGTAACACAAGATATTGATAACGAACATAAAAATTGGTTATTTTTATCAGGTCAAAGACTGGAAGATGCTTATGGAGAAAATGAGCCTGAATATTCATTAGATTTAATTAAAGAGGTAAATCCAGACTATGAAGCAAGGTGATGTGGTTCTTACACCAATACAACAAGCTGATGGAAAACTCAAAGAAAGACCTGCAATTATTCTCAGGGAGATGCCATCTTATGGTGATTTCCTTGTTTGTGGTATAAGCACCCAATTACATCAACATGTCAAAGATTTTGACGAGATCATTTCTCCTGCAGATAAAGATTTTAAATCAAGTGGTTTACTTAAAAAATCTTTGATCAGGCTTGGTTTTCTTGCGGTGTTATCCCGTAAACGCATATTAGGTTCTATTGGTGAAATCTCAATAAAACGGCATAAACATTTATTGAAAAATCTCAGCGACTATCTTGTTAGTAACTCTACAAAGAATAAAAGTAGAACTTTTTTATAAAATGTTAGCAACAAAATATAATCTTAATTTCCTTTTTTTCCCTCTTTTTCAAGAAAGGGTCAGGATGAGTTAAATAATAAAGTTTTGGAGGATAAATGAAGAGATTATTAATGATCTTCTTAACGCTTTTTATAATAAACGGACTTTTTTCCTTTTCGCTTCTGGACAGCTACTCAGGGAATTATGTGAGCAATATCGATAGTCGAATTGCTGCCATGGGAGGAGCATCAGTTTCCGGAGGGATCAGGCTTTTTGACAGCAATGTAAATCCGGCAAATATCGGCTTTCTAACGGAAGGATTTGGCACTCAATTGGCTCTCGGTTTTATAAAAAACGATGATGATCGGGCTTTACCGATGTATAATTCCTTTGATGCGTATGTCGATGATGCAACTTATGTCACCAATGTGAATTTTTTTGAGCAATATGCTCTGGGAATGTATTACAAAAAAGATTTTAAGGATTTTGGATTATCTGCTGCCTTGATGTATAAACCTTATTTGAATTTTGAGAACAATTATATCGAGGAAGTCAGGAATAATGCTAATTCCAATGATGATGGTTATCCTCCTATAATTGCCAAGAATTTTATCGAAGGTGAAGGAGTTATCAATAAGATCAGTTTCTCAACAGCTTTTACATATAAAAATTTCTTATCTCTCGGTATAGAAATTTCTCAAATGAAAGGTGATAATAATTCCAGCAGAAGAATTGTCTGGAGTGATTATGCGAATGATGTAATGGGAGAAGGTGTTTTGCAGGATTCGTTAAGTTCAATGGAAAGAGAATTTGAAAAAATCGGTTTTAAGATCGGCAGCAGGATGAAAGTCAATCGGAGATTCGGTCTGGGATTGAGTTATGAACCAAAACAGACATTCGATGTAACAGGGAATATAAATGGAATTGATGTTGATGATGTAATCTATCTTTATACAACAAAATTAGATTCATTAGATATTCCTTTTATCTCAGATAGTTTAACTTATGCTGATTTTACAACTCCTTCCAGAATTCGCTTCGGTTTTTCCTATGAACCGAGAAATATTATGAGGACTTACTTTAATGGAGATGTGGAATTCGTTAAATGGACTGATATTTTTTCTTTGTATGAAAATGAGTTGAATTTTTATTTTGGGGTGGAACATCAATTAGAAAATGGAATTCCTTTTCGTTTAGGATTCAGCTATCAAACCGAATATCAAATAATCG
The sequence above is drawn from the Candidatus Cloacimonadota bacterium genome and encodes:
- a CDS encoding competence protein ComEA — protein: MRKLILILLVLVFFNSLFAKENVYRKKNGNYIDYDSLNIEIEKDKHYIFEGSGSSGIDNVLLYIKSENIFNKGIRPKIEFEPGKKGVYELDIRGFLKDKCLVSQKFYLHVKSPQLTPEELIEEPKITEIDSTKIIVEEKHEITEKIITKDDTLKTILEEKIEKEEDELVESSPKVKKKLVDLNTASLDELKTLPITEKQADDIYDFRFYQQFFQSIYDLRKISSIDQKTLNKLKPFVSVSHYDDKDDAAQRREEIYYLIQRLGSNEGLQEGMSDVWEDYLITPRNINKLSFTEIQNMPNVNAQDAAAILRRRAYGDTLANARDLRQTPGVTHYSYTNLRNYVYYKEKPTQNRLFFDYQLKFNTEPYESDAIEMYKEPMRGSTEKTSSYWGFFRMDDISAAVMNKIRIRYQNEWKAGLMYNSNKGEQSFLNADSKEFFNDAKFYLGYEKEFDLAGRNYIKLYGGNFRATYGEGLVMENTDYYSPRKTGYGFNKRIKGIIGDVSRTQQYSLKGLALDWQRKELNAAVFFSIDKKDAIIYDNKGDFLKDENGDYVYDADSLLIPIPDGKIDDQDDAFSYLTMTRRFTDDELASAEDYFNVNTIAPRRDAVEEKLLGAHFEYSPFIGTHLGFTGIEAVYDRDFIVPDGDDLKDLLIDDSYDFNKWKSTDNEISSLYSTYSDSTKYGYDRNYRRVLGLEWQTTLNNTSFQGEYAEMSLTGNEFKIGDDPKALILSAYTLFNDFYILSLYRDYDLEFDNPYMRAFAESWRFDDTIFEKSYLFRNTLLTEMYLNSAQPSAERGVYLETRYRFNTWMTLSRLYLDVWERKSDARKSYRFEGKLDFRPIYQQRFRLRFKQQQKRNEDDLDRGKSLSQEAEITLSSYLSNRDRFMLGYIHGRVVQPPYLSISDPGDASGDDMAQAGNVLTHGDYIFADYTHNLNKNLKIIGSFAVWKGLGISFWDFEDVNLDFNHDDRGYKYWLTIHSRIANNLFFSIKYKYKKQMSRELEFREYNDIPETGQYYYQNVKTSETSIRAQLDWKF
- a CDS encoding transcriptional regulator, translating into MKQGDVVLTPIQQADGKLKERPAIILREMPSYGDFLVCGISTQLHQHVKDFDEIISPADKDFKSSGLLKKSLIRLGFLAVLSRKRILGSIGEISIKRHKHLLKNLSDYLVSNSTKNKSRTFL